One window from the genome of Phycisphaerales bacterium encodes:
- the flhA gene encoding flagellar biosynthesis protein FlhA yields the protein MAALTATNNNLFPAWLLKIKEYRGYIVPVGFVAMMAVLLVPMPPVMMDVLIALNIALSLVILLTTLYMSHPLDFSVFPSLLLGTTLFRLVLNIASTRLILTADASTPEEAATVAGHVIMAFGNFVAGDSLFVGIVIFLIMVIVQFMVITKGATRISEVAARFTLDAMPGKQMAIDADLNAGNIDEKEARRRRERVSQEADFFGAMDGASKFVRGDAIAGLIITAINVAGGFGVGIISRGWEAGQTAEVFTKLTIGDGLTAQIPSFVIAIASALIVTRSGSKAELGSELADQVISQPRGLMITAGFLAALAFTPLPALPLLACAGGLGGLAYMMMRTQKKVEQEKKAAAPAAQKPEPPPVEQLLKVDTLELEVGYALVSLVDTAQGGDLLDRITAIRRQLAVELGLVMPPVRIRDNMQLSSTEYRVKIRGNPIATGVTKPGKLMAMDSGIASGRIDGEATKEPAFGLDAWWIDPALRMRAETMNYTVVDPTSVLATHITEIVRKHADELLTRDEVNNLLEQLKAKAPKLIEETVPAIVKPVELQKILQALLRERVPIRDLETILETLAEWGSKTRDVEVLTEYVRNALRRTICQQYSAPTERGVPRMVCVTLDPALEDQINAYIDRGAAGTTVNMPSRVASRIADAVITALQKVITAGHPPVVIASPPVRAVVKQLLDPHLPTVAVLGYNEVVSGVEVESMALVSPPVDERAMAGAAA from the coding sequence ATGGCCGCGCTCACAGCCACGAACAACAACCTCTTCCCAGCCTGGCTCCTGAAGATCAAGGAGTACCGCGGCTACATCGTGCCCGTGGGGTTCGTGGCCATGATGGCCGTGCTGCTGGTGCCGATGCCGCCGGTGATGATGGACGTGCTGATCGCGCTCAACATCGCGCTGTCGCTGGTCATCCTGCTCACCACGCTCTACATGAGCCACCCGCTGGACTTTTCGGTGTTCCCCAGCCTGCTGCTGGGCACGACGCTGTTCCGGCTGGTGCTCAACATCGCCAGCACGCGGCTGATCCTGACCGCGGACGCCAGCACGCCCGAGGAGGCCGCCACCGTCGCGGGCCACGTCATCATGGCCTTCGGCAACTTCGTCGCGGGCGACTCGCTCTTCGTGGGCATCGTGATCTTCCTGATCATGGTCATCGTGCAGTTCATGGTGATCACTAAGGGCGCCACGCGCATCTCCGAGGTCGCGGCCCGGTTCACCCTCGACGCCATGCCCGGCAAGCAGATGGCCATCGACGCCGACCTCAACGCCGGCAACATCGACGAGAAGGAGGCCCGCAGGCGGCGTGAGCGGGTCAGCCAGGAGGCCGACTTCTTCGGCGCCATGGACGGCGCCTCCAAGTTCGTGCGTGGCGACGCCATCGCCGGCCTCATCATCACCGCCATCAACGTCGCGGGCGGCTTTGGCGTGGGCATCATCTCCCGCGGCTGGGAGGCGGGCCAGACCGCCGAGGTGTTCACCAAGCTCACGATCGGCGACGGCCTCACGGCCCAGATCCCCAGCTTCGTGATCGCCATCGCGTCCGCGTTGATCGTGACGCGCAGCGGCAGCAAGGCGGAGCTGGGCAGCGAGCTGGCCGACCAGGTCATCAGCCAGCCCAGGGGCCTCATGATCACCGCGGGCTTTCTGGCGGCCCTCGCCTTCACGCCCCTGCCGGCGCTGCCGCTGCTCGCGTGCGCGGGCGGCCTCGGCGGGCTCGCGTACATGATGATGCGGACGCAGAAGAAGGTGGAGCAGGAGAAGAAGGCGGCCGCGCCCGCAGCACAGAAGCCCGAACCGCCGCCGGTGGAGCAGCTGCTCAAGGTGGACACGCTCGAACTCGAGGTCGGCTACGCCCTCGTTTCGCTGGTGGACACCGCCCAGGGCGGCGACCTGCTCGACCGCATCACCGCCATCCGCCGCCAGCTGGCTGTGGAGCTGGGCCTCGTGATGCCGCCCGTGCGCATCCGCGACAACATGCAGCTGAGCTCGACGGAGTACCGCGTGAAGATCCGCGGCAACCCCATCGCCACCGGCGTCACCAAGCCCGGCAAGCTGATGGCCATGGACTCCGGCATCGCGTCCGGCAGGATTGACGGCGAGGCCACCAAGGAGCCCGCCTTCGGCCTGGACGCGTGGTGGATCGACCCCGCCTTGCGCATGCGGGCCGAGACCATGAACTACACGGTGGTGGACCCCACCAGCGTGCTGGCGACGCACATCACCGAGATCGTGCGCAAGCACGCCGACGAGCTGCTGACGCGCGACGAGGTCAACAACCTGCTCGAGCAGCTCAAGGCCAAGGCGCCCAAGCTCATCGAGGAGACGGTGCCGGCGATCGTCAAGCCCGTCGAGCTGCAGAAGATCCTGCAGGCCCTGCTCCGCGAGCGCGTGCCCATCCGCGACCTCGAGACGATCCTGGAAACCCTGGCCGAGTGGGGCAGCAAGACCCGGGACGTCGAGGTGCTCACCGAGTACGTCAGGAATGCCCTGCGCCGCACCATCTGCCAGCAGTACTCCGCGCCCACCGAGCGCGGCGTCCCGCGCATGGTCTGCGTCACGCTCGACCCCGCGCTGGAGGACCAGATCAACGCCTACATCGACCGCGGGGCCGCGGGCACCACGGTCAACATGCCCTCGCGCGTCGCCTCGCGCATCGCCGACGCGGTCATCACCGCGCTGCAGAAGGTCATCACCGCCGGCCACCCGCCGGTCGTCATCGCCAGCCCGCCGGTGCGGGCGGTGGTCAAGCAGCTCCTCGACCCCCACCTGCCCACGGTGGCGGTGCTCGGCTACAACGAGGTCGTGAGCGGCGTCGAGGTGGAGTCGATGGCCCTGGTCTCGCCGCCGGTGGACGAGCGGGCGATGGCGGGCGCTGCGGCCTGA
- the flhB gene encoding flagellar biosynthesis protein FlhB, which produces MADDLGEKTEAPSGRKLEDARGKGQVAKSQDLAAAIDLIGGVILLMIFGGAIIRAMTAVMRNVLTNPGGNLDPRDMGQLLVTITWETVLAMTPVIGLIAVVAAMSHIVQFGLLFTTQPLMPKFDRLNPITGFGRLLSRRNLAKTGMNVLKLVVVTTVAWLYLKNKLAVVAGLPLLDTFTGVALMVKLVVELAIWLLALLLVIGAADFLYQKWQHTQDLKMTKEEVKDERRNMDGDPQVKGRRMKLMRDMAMQRVAAAVPKADVIVTNPTHYSIAIQYDEKTMRAPRVVAKGVDHMAMRIRQLAMIHKVPIVERPPLARALYAGVEVGQEVSPEFYQAIAELLAYVYRLESKAA; this is translated from the coding sequence ATGGCCGACGACCTCGGAGAAAAAACAGAGGCACCCAGCGGGCGCAAGCTCGAGGACGCCCGCGGCAAGGGGCAGGTCGCCAAGAGCCAGGACCTCGCGGCCGCGATCGACCTCATCGGCGGCGTGATCCTGCTCATGATCTTCGGCGGGGCCATCATCCGCGCCATGACGGCCGTCATGCGCAACGTGCTGACCAACCCTGGGGGGAACCTCGACCCCAGGGACATGGGCCAGCTGCTCGTGACCATCACCTGGGAGACCGTGCTTGCGATGACGCCGGTCATCGGCTTGATCGCCGTGGTCGCGGCCATGAGCCACATCGTGCAGTTCGGCCTGCTGTTCACCACGCAGCCCCTCATGCCCAAGTTCGACCGCCTCAACCCCATCACCGGCTTCGGGCGGCTCCTCTCCAGGCGCAACCTCGCCAAGACCGGCATGAATGTGCTCAAGCTGGTGGTGGTGACGACCGTCGCGTGGCTCTACCTCAAGAACAAGCTCGCCGTCGTCGCGGGCCTGCCGCTGCTGGACACGTTCACCGGCGTAGCGCTCATGGTGAAGCTCGTCGTCGAGCTCGCGATCTGGCTGCTGGCCCTGCTGCTCGTCATCGGAGCGGCGGACTTCCTCTACCAGAAGTGGCAGCACACGCAGGACCTCAAGATGACCAAGGAGGAGGTCAAGGACGAGCGCCGCAACATGGACGGCGACCCGCAGGTCAAGGGCCGCCGCATGAAGCTCATGCGGGACATGGCCATGCAGCGCGTCGCGGCCGCGGTCCCCAAGGCCGACGTGATCGTCACCAACCCCACGCACTACTCGATCGCGATCCAGTACGACGAGAAGACCATGCGGGCCCCGCGCGTCGTGGCAAAGGGTGTGGACCACATGGCCATGCGGATCCGCCAGCTCGCGATGATCCACAAGGTCCCGATCGTCGAGCGCCCGCCACTGGCGCGGGCCCTGTACGCGGGCGTCGAGGTCGGCCAGGAAGTTTCACCGGAATTCTACCAGGCGATTGCGGAGCTGCTGGCGTACGTGTACCGGCTGGAATCGAAGGCCGCGTAG
- a CDS encoding flagellar biosynthetic protein FliR has product MDSQDINPLLARVVPYTLVAFRLAGVFVMAPLLVNIMIPRRFKALLVLMLAAAIFPIVSPSLTMAEVPTDLFGLVPLIVTESLVGVAIGGIAAIPLLSLEMSGIIAGQNMGMGLAKVYNPDADFETDILGQLIYYIGAGIFVAAGGLERLFCGVIDSFKNVPLGGFQVSQTPLDLFVGTLSSGFELAIRVSAPVTAIILLIIVVLGVVGKTMPQLNVLSVGFAIKIVAGLLMLTFALYAIRDAVGDEIMRVLSDIRGWVASL; this is encoded by the coding sequence ATGGACTCGCAAGACATCAACCCCCTTCTCGCCCGCGTGGTGCCGTACACGCTCGTGGCCTTCCGCCTCGCGGGGGTGTTCGTCATGGCCCCGCTGCTGGTCAACATCATGATCCCGCGCCGCTTCAAGGCCCTGCTCGTGCTCATGCTGGCCGCGGCCATCTTCCCCATCGTCTCGCCGTCGCTGACCATGGCGGAGGTGCCTACCGACCTCTTCGGCCTCGTCCCGCTCATCGTAACCGAGAGCCTCGTGGGCGTCGCCATCGGCGGCATCGCCGCGATCCCGCTGCTGTCGCTCGAGATGTCGGGCATCATCGCGGGGCAGAACATGGGCATGGGGCTGGCCAAGGTGTACAACCCCGACGCCGACTTCGAGACCGACATCCTCGGCCAGCTCATCTACTACATCGGCGCCGGCATCTTCGTCGCGGCTGGCGGCCTCGAAAGACTGTTTTGCGGCGTCATCGACTCGTTCAAGAACGTGCCGCTCGGCGGCTTCCAGGTCTCGCAGACCCCCCTGGACCTCTTCGTGGGCACGCTCAGCAGCGGCTTTGAGCTCGCTATCCGCGTGTCCGCGCCCGTCACCGCCATCATCCTGCTCATCATCGTGGTGCTGGGTGTCGTGGGCAAGACGATGCCGCAGCTCAACGTGCTGTCCGTTGGCTTCGCGATCAAAATTGTGGCGGGGCTGCTCATGCTCACCTTCGCGCTGTACGCGATCAGGGACGCCGTGGGCGACGAGATTATGCGCGTGCTCTCCGACATCCGTGGCTGGGTCGCATCGCTCTAG
- a CDS encoding flagellar biosynthetic protein FliQ encodes MHYDESSVELVRTALIITLKIAAPILLAGIVVGLIISLLQSVTSVQDQTLAFVPKIVVMVVAAAVLIPWIAQRLVEYAASLFSLTS; translated from the coding sequence ATGCACTACGACGAATCCTCAGTCGAACTCGTCCGCACCGCGTTGATCATCACGCTGAAGATCGCCGCGCCCATCCTGCTCGCGGGCATCGTGGTGGGCCTGATCATCTCGCTGCTCCAGTCGGTCACGAGCGTGCAGGACCAGACGCTCGCGTTCGTGCCCAAGATCGTCGTGATGGTCGTTGCCGCGGCCGTGCTGATCCCATGGATCGCCCAGCGCCTCGTCGAGTACGCGGCCAGCCTCTTCTCGCTCACCAGCTAG
- the fliP gene encoding flagellar type III secretion system pore protein FliP (The bacterial flagellar biogenesis protein FliP forms a type III secretion system (T3SS)-type pore required for flagellar assembly.), whose protein sequence is MERARSVFGSCRFVRVLGASVALVLASATLADSPESKPLAPAAKQKTEAAPLGNSEPSISASTVQTVVSLAGVVALIVVLGVTVRLVSRRSGGLMAALGAGGRAPSGILEVLGRYPVGRGSTLILLKMDRRVLLLCQGRGGKLGGTTMTTLTEVTDAEDVASILLKVRDEEGDTLARKFQGMLSASDRAAAAALEEPAGVEITDEPTASAIASTARPHATQRQPSAIRSRLQTMRTPAAGGGAMRLRTLAVALATAAFALAAPAQVGPPVDAAPASVQPVTNPTVNPPAGPLLSLPTTTATDALNPLQMIDSAARVLPGGNTSSSDGEKPGLSTALNILVVLTVVALAPSIMLMCTCFVRILIVLGLLRQAMGTQSVPPPQVTTALALFMTLLVMAPTLDRINAEAIVPYRQGEIKDYDELWNKAKQPLRDFMFNQIEATGNWSSLYMILEYRGVDTSEPEKLSRADVDMISLVPAYMLSELKTAFLMGFRIYLPFLVIDMVISTMLIAMSMMMLPPVLISLPFKLLLFVLVDGWTLVVGGLMHSFAQTGSG, encoded by the coding sequence GTGGAACGGGCACGGTCTGTCTTCGGGTCGTGCCGCTTCGTGCGGGTGCTCGGCGCGTCAGTCGCCCTCGTGCTCGCATCCGCCACCCTCGCCGATTCGCCGGAGTCCAAGCCCCTCGCCCCCGCAGCCAAGCAGAAGACCGAGGCCGCGCCGCTCGGCAACTCTGAGCCCTCCATCTCGGCCTCGACAGTGCAGACCGTTGTCTCCCTCGCGGGGGTTGTTGCGCTGATCGTCGTGCTCGGCGTCACCGTGCGGCTTGTCTCGCGTCGCAGTGGGGGGCTCATGGCCGCGCTGGGCGCGGGGGGGCGGGCGCCGTCCGGGATCCTCGAAGTCCTTGGCCGCTACCCGGTAGGGCGCGGCAGCACGCTGATCCTGCTGAAGATGGACCGGCGCGTGCTGCTGCTGTGCCAGGGGCGTGGCGGCAAGCTTGGCGGTACGACGATGACCACGCTCACAGAGGTCACCGACGCCGAGGACGTTGCGTCGATCCTGCTCAAGGTGCGCGACGAGGAGGGCGACACGCTCGCCCGCAAGTTCCAGGGCATGCTCTCGGCCTCCGACCGGGCCGCAGCGGCCGCGCTCGAAGAGCCCGCTGGGGTCGAGATCACCGACGAGCCGACGGCTTCCGCCATCGCCAGCACTGCGCGCCCGCATGCGACGCAGCGCCAGCCCAGCGCGATCCGCTCGCGCCTCCAGACGATGCGCACGCCCGCGGCGGGGGGGGGCGCGATGAGGCTCCGCACGCTGGCCGTCGCGCTCGCCACAGCTGCGTTCGCGCTCGCAGCGCCCGCCCAGGTCGGCCCGCCGGTCGACGCCGCACCGGCGTCTGTGCAGCCTGTCACGAACCCCACGGTCAACCCGCCCGCCGGGCCGCTGCTTTCGCTGCCAACCACGACCGCGACGGACGCGCTGAACCCGCTCCAGATGATCGACTCCGCCGCGCGCGTCCTGCCCGGCGGCAACACCAGCAGCAGCGACGGCGAGAAGCCCGGCCTCTCGACGGCGCTCAACATCCTCGTCGTCCTGACGGTCGTCGCGCTCGCGCCCTCGATCATGCTGATGTGCACGTGCTTCGTGCGCATCCTGATCGTGCTGGGGCTGCTGCGGCAGGCGATGGGCACGCAGAGCGTCCCGCCCCCGCAGGTCACGACCGCGCTGGCCCTCTTCATGACGCTGCTGGTCATGGCGCCCACGCTCGACCGCATCAACGCCGAGGCGATCGTGCCCTACCGCCAGGGCGAGATCAAGGACTACGACGAGCTGTGGAACAAGGCCAAGCAGCCGCTCCGCGACTTCATGTTCAACCAGATCGAGGCGACCGGCAACTGGTCGAGCCTCTACATGATCCTCGAGTACCGCGGCGTGGACACCAGCGAGCCCGAGAAGCTCAGCCGCGCCGACGTGGACATGATCTCGCTCGTGCCCGCGTACATGCTCAGCGAGCTCAAGACCGCGTTCCTGATGGGCTTCCGCATCTACCTGCCGTTCCTCGTCATCGACATGGTCATCTCCACCATGCTCATCGCCATGAGCATGATGATGCTCCCGCCCGTGCTCATCTCGCTGCCCTTCAAGCTGCTGCTGTTCGTGCTGGTGGACGGCTGGACGCTGGTAGTGGGGGGGCTGATGCACAGCTTCGCACAGACAGGGAGTGGCTAG
- the fliN gene encoding flagellar motor switch protein FliN, producing MAESDPSMPAPGAPPTAADAGAPAPLPLPSFSTPASTPAPKAIDLLSDVNLNVKIELGRTRMLVEDVLRLSEGAVVELDKLAGDPVDVYVNDRHVARGEVLVLNDNFCVRINEIVAPAAEAPQPAAKAG from the coding sequence ATGGCCGAGTCTGATCCTTCGATGCCCGCTCCCGGAGCACCGCCGACCGCAGCTGATGCGGGCGCACCTGCGCCGCTGCCGCTCCCCAGTTTTTCGACGCCCGCGTCCACACCCGCGCCCAAGGCGATCGACCTGCTGTCGGACGTGAACCTCAACGTCAAGATCGAGCTGGGCCGCACGCGGATGCTGGTCGAGGACGTGCTGCGGCTCTCCGAGGGCGCCGTCGTCGAGCTCGACAAGCTCGCCGGCGACCCGGTGGACGTCTACGTCAACGATCGCCACGTCGCGCGGGGCGAGGTGCTCGTCCTCAACGATAACTTCTGCGTGCGAATCAACGAGATTGTCGCGCCGGCCGCTGAGGCCCCGCAACCCGCGGCCAAGGCCGGCTGA
- a CDS encoding flagellar hook-basal body complex protein has protein sequence MASTTALFTGLSGMTANSRNIDVIGNNIANVNTTSYKSSRMLFSTMFSRNMTAGSAPSEARGGSNPFQIGYGVQAGGTQRNMTGGAISATGDARDLAIDGAGFFVMNRGPSQVFTRAGAFRANQNNDLVDLAGNRLQGFGVDANFNIIPGQLIDLNVPLGSMTLAEATRNVKFSGNLNSDGLLPTQGARINLTGTGSNALRAITTANPAPTAPDIIDRTTRLVDIEDPTLLGSDTPLFTAGQRFEIKGAEKGGKQLPTASFAVTATTTIDDLNTFLAEALGIDLNAGANPDGSMPGVDINGVTGEISIIGNTGTANDLVIDVADLRITNGAGTFLRSPFASAKAVAADGESVRTTFVAFDSLGSPVEVDLTLTLESRGVNGTTWRYSVESVDDSDIALQVGSGTVSFDSNGQPLNPLPLGIAIDRDGSGADSPLSISLSFTGNDGSNGVTSLSDSRSTLAATARDGAPIGTLSAYAVGADGIITGAFTNGLTRTLGQVAIATFANPEGMVDAGNSMFTVGANSGNPVITAAGEFSAGSVIGGALELSNVDLGEEFIKLILSSTGYSASSRVIRTADDLMQQLMTLGR, from the coding sequence ATGGCTTCGACCACCGCCCTGTTCACCGGCCTCTCAGGGATGACCGCCAACTCGCGGAACATCGACGTCATCGGCAACAACATCGCCAACGTCAACACGACCTCGTACAAGAGCAGCCGCATGCTCTTCTCCACGATGTTCAGCCGCAACATGACGGCGGGCTCCGCGCCCTCCGAGGCTCGTGGCGGCAGTAACCCGTTCCAGATCGGCTACGGCGTCCAGGCCGGCGGCACGCAGCGCAACATGACGGGCGGGGCTATTTCCGCGACAGGTGACGCCCGCGACCTGGCGATCGACGGCGCGGGGTTCTTCGTGATGAACCGCGGGCCTTCGCAGGTCTTCACGCGTGCCGGTGCGTTCCGGGCCAACCAGAACAATGACCTTGTTGACCTCGCGGGCAACCGTCTGCAGGGCTTCGGCGTTGATGCCAACTTCAACATCATCCCCGGGCAGCTGATCGACCTGAACGTACCGCTGGGCTCGATGACCCTCGCCGAGGCCACGCGCAACGTGAAGTTCTCCGGCAACCTCAACTCCGACGGTTTGCTCCCCACTCAAGGGGCCCGCATCAACCTGACAGGCACGGGCAGCAACGCCCTGCGGGCGATCACCACCGCGAATCCCGCGCCCACCGCGCCCGACATCATCGACCGCACCACCCGCCTCGTCGATATCGAGGACCCGACACTGCTCGGTTCCGACACGCCCCTCTTCACCGCCGGTCAGCGGTTCGAGATCAAGGGGGCTGAAAAGGGCGGGAAGCAGCTGCCTACCGCCAGCTTCGCCGTGACCGCGACCACCACGATCGACGACCTGAACACGTTCCTCGCGGAAGCCCTTGGCATCGACCTCAATGCCGGCGCCAACCCCGACGGTTCGATGCCCGGCGTGGACATCAACGGCGTCACGGGCGAGATCTCGATCATCGGCAACACCGGCACGGCGAACGATCTGGTGATCGACGTCGCCGACCTCCGGATCACCAACGGAGCAGGCACGTTCCTGCGCTCGCCCTTCGCCTCTGCGAAGGCAGTGGCCGCGGATGGCGAGAGCGTGCGAACGACCTTCGTCGCCTTCGACTCGCTCGGCTCACCGGTCGAGGTAGACCTCACGCTCACGCTCGAGTCCCGGGGCGTAAACGGCACGACCTGGCGCTACTCGGTCGAGTCCGTGGACGACAGCGACATCGCGTTGCAGGTCGGCTCCGGCACCGTTTCCTTCGACAGCAACGGCCAGCCCCTCAACCCGCTGCCGCTCGGTATCGCGATCGACCGCGACGGCTCAGGCGCCGACTCCCCGCTCTCCATCAGCCTCAGCTTCACCGGCAACGACGGCAGCAACGGCGTGACCTCGCTCAGCGACAGCCGTTCGACGCTCGCCGCGACCGCCCGCGACGGCGCCCCCATCGGCACGCTCTCGGCGTACGCGGTGGGCGCTGATGGCATCATCACCGGCGCTTTCACCAACGGCCTGACCCGCACCCTCGGCCAGGTCGCGATCGCCACGTTCGCCAACCCTGAGGGCATGGTGGACGCCGGCAACAGCATGTTCACCGTCGGCGCGAACTCGGGGAACCCCGTGATCACGGCGGCGGGCGAGTTCAGCGCCGGCAGCGTCATCGGCGGCGCCCTCGAGCTCTCCAACGTCGATCTTGGCGAGGAGTTCATCAAGCTGATTTTGTCGTCCACGGGCTACTCGGCGTCCTCGCGTGTCATCCGCACCGCCGACGACCTCATGCAGCAGCTCATGACGCTGGGCCGGTAA
- a CDS encoding flagellar hook capping FlgD N-terminal domain-containing protein, whose protein sequence is MSAIDALTSAQSSGGAGGLSNLSSGDFFKLILTELTKQDPLAPNDTNALLQQISAVRSIQSDMDLSNDLGRLVQQNEFASAAMLVGKTVSGVDENFERVTGEVKSVARTQDGTMLILKSGERIPVGYLDEIKQTASSGGGE, encoded by the coding sequence ATGAGCGCCATCGACGCACTCACCAGCGCACAGAGCAGCGGCGGAGCAGGGGGCCTGAGCAACCTGTCCTCCGGCGACTTCTTCAAGCTCATCCTGACCGAGCTGACGAAGCAGGACCCGCTCGCGCCAAACGACACGAACGCGCTGCTGCAGCAGATCTCGGCCGTGCGGTCCATCCAGTCCGACATGGACCTGTCGAACGACCTGGGCCGGCTGGTGCAGCAGAATGAGTTCGCCTCCGCGGCGATGCTGGTTGGGAAGACGGTCAGCGGCGTGGATGAGAACTTCGAGCGTGTGACCGGGGAGGTGAAGTCCGTCGCCCGCACCCAGGACGGCACGATGCTGATCCTTAAGTCCGGCGAGCGCATCCCGGTGGGCTACCTCGACGAGATCAAGCAGACCGCCAGCAGTGGGGGTGGCGAGTGA
- a CDS encoding flagellar hook-length control protein FliK, whose product MPKVSPAPVNTFLPTDAPVQRPRARPANPFAALMAGLNLGVKGAELPVHAPEAVQRQSRASTSEQLERDAQERPEDAQQPADTRQEVQESREDATSGQLAVVETAEPSRHSSSIATAATTELATPVPAAAPLQPSVAPVTEAAGKDAAENAAAQHAAPQVSSTATSAVGAAPQSEQPHPQPAPAEGAIDRRAVRSSAQLAASPVAQDQPVIPEADGEPQPTAPEAESRPRYSDHHASKPGPGPSDNMQALPATHSQANAAATAAQAAQSTPQNQRATTAARGSTAQGVGPFGTLPATAAKQAALNRLTAQAPALKQSVVQHAFIPQAAKGLAMALKQGEGTVTINLKPAHLGSLKIEVSMEQGEVTAKLEASSETARQLLTDAQHSLRAALEARGLSVERIDIVAPPSGAPSQDAADKQPDHTGEQATGEHTGRHTGGGAEAHTGEGRGQGRQGDIQVHEPWPAAAVEVSFALEQGGVYRLHLDAVA is encoded by the coding sequence ATGCCCAAGGTCAGCCCTGCCCCGGTCAATACGTTCCTGCCGACCGACGCGCCCGTGCAGAGGCCACGCGCGAGGCCAGCGAACCCGTTCGCGGCGCTCATGGCGGGGCTCAACCTTGGTGTGAAGGGCGCGGAACTGCCAGTGCACGCGCCTGAGGCCGTGCAACGGCAGTCACGAGCATCGACGAGCGAACAACTTGAGCGCGATGCGCAGGAACGGCCCGAGGACGCGCAGCAACCTGCTGATACCAGGCAGGAAGTGCAGGAATCGCGCGAGGACGCCACCTCGGGACAACTGGCTGTCGTGGAGACGGCTGAGCCGTCGCGGCATTCCTCCTCAATCGCTACTGCTGCGACCACCGAGCTGGCCACTCCGGTCCCCGCCGCCGCGCCGCTGCAGCCGAGCGTTGCGCCCGTCACCGAAGCGGCGGGGAAGGACGCGGCTGAAAACGCTGCAGCTCAGCATGCTGCTCCTCAAGTCTCCTCAACCGCGACGAGCGCCGTCGGTGCCGCCCCTCAGAGCGAGCAGCCGCACCCGCAGCCGGCGCCGGCGGAAGGAGCGATCGATCGCCGGGCCGTTCGGTCATCAGCTCAGCTGGCGGCGAGCCCAGTTGCCCAGGATCAGCCCGTCATCCCCGAAGCGGATGGCGAGCCCCAGCCTACGGCGCCGGAGGCGGAATCGAGGCCGCGGTACAGCGACCACCACGCGAGTAAACCGGGGCCGGGGCCATCGGACAACATGCAGGCCCTCCCAGCAACTCACTCGCAAGCGAACGCCGCAGCCACCGCGGCGCAAGCCGCGCAGAGCACGCCGCAGAACCAGCGCGCTACAACCGCCGCGCGAGGCAGTACGGCACAGGGCGTAGGCCCCTTCGGCACCCTCCCCGCAACCGCCGCCAAACAGGCCGCTCTCAACCGGCTCACCGCGCAGGCCCCGGCACTCAAGCAGAGCGTCGTCCAGCATGCGTTTATCCCGCAGGCCGCGAAGGGCCTTGCCATGGCGCTCAAGCAGGGTGAGGGCACCGTGACCATCAACTTGAAACCCGCGCACCTGGGCTCGCTCAAGATCGAGGTCAGCATGGAGCAGGGGGAGGTTACCGCCAAGCTGGAAGCGTCCAGCGAGACGGCACGGCAGTTGCTCACCGACGCACAGCATTCTCTCCGGGCCGCGCTGGAAGCGCGGGGTCTGAGCGTGGAACGCATCGACATCGTGGCGCCGCCGAGCGGCGCACCGTCGCAGGACGCGGCGGACAAGCAGCCCGATCACACCGGGGAGCAAGCCACCGGCGAACACACGGGCCGGCACACCGGCGGCGGCGCGGAGGCGCACACCGGTGAAGGCCGCGGGCAGGGGCGACAGGGCGACATCCAGGTGCACGAGCCCTGGCCCGCAGCCGCCGTTGAAGTGTCCTTTGCGCTCGAGCAGGGCGGTGTCTACCGCCTTCACCTCGACGCCGTGGCCTGA